The genomic DNA TTTGCATAAAAGATTAAACAATGAATAAAATGGGAATCTAAATAATGTGAGTTCGATACAATTTTAGTTTTATTTAAATGAAAATCAGTTAATTATATTCAAATGTCAGGTTGAGTACTTCGGCTACGCTCAGTATAAACTAAAGTCGAAACCTAATTAAAACAACAGAATTTCGATTTTAGAACCGAAAGGTCAAAGCCTGTAATTAACTTGGTTGAGTATGAAACGAGCGAGACCTGTGCTGAGTACTTCGGCTTCGTTCCTTATGAACTAAAGTTGAAGCATATTTCTATTGACTTTCTCTCAATGATAGTTCGTTTCAAGAAGTTCTTTATTTGAAACTGAGTTTTTTAAAAAAGCGAAAGCTCTAAATCATTACAATTTAGAGCTTTCTATAATTCTCCCTAAGAACTAATTAATAGCACTGTAAAGATATGTTTTGGATATGAAACAAAAAATACGCACTTCTACGTATTTTTTAAAAATGAGCTTTATTTAGATTAGCCCAAAGAGAAAGTGATGTAGGTTTATTATCTAAGCCTAATTTGCCAACTATATTGCTTCTATGCTTATCGACTGTACGAACAGAAATGGATAAGTCTTCTGCAATATCGTGGCTCGTTTTATTCTCGGAAATAAGCTTTACTATTTTTAGTTCAGATTTGGTTAACAAATTTAATACGTCGGGCTTTTGTTCTAAACTACTTGCATTTAAGTAAGATGCAATTTCTTCACTAAAATACGGTGTCCCGTTAATAACATGTTTAATACAGGTTTCAATTTCTTCAATAGCGAATTCTTTTAAAATATATCCAAAAACATTAAACTCTTTAGCCTTATCATATAATTCTTCTTCTTTATCAAAAGTAATAAGGATAACTTTGGTGTTTAAATCGTTTTTCAGACAAGCTTCAGCTATTTCCAGTCCAGTTTTATGAGGCATTCTTATATCCAGAATAGCTAATTCTGGTTTTAATTTTACTATAAGATTATAAGCCGTATTCCCATCTTGGGCACTTCCTATAATATTAAAGCCTTTTGAAGTTAAAAAATCAGTTAGACCTCTTAACATCAATGGATGATCATCAGCAATCACTATTGAGGTGTTCATTACTTGAGGAGAATTAAAATGCTATTAACTAAATATAAGTTACGTTTATATATGTTTAAATATGTTTTTATATTTTTAAATATAGATATTTCTTTTCATAATCTATAATAGCTTTAGCTTTTTTTAAAATATCGGCTCCAATTATGCCATCGACAGGTTTAGAATTATGATTTATTAGAGCCGTATTTACATGAGTTAGATTAAATAAAACTAAAACAACTTTATTGTGTTTCCATTTACCAATCTTCAGTTTATTTTTCTTAGACATTTTAGTATCCATATCTATGGCTCCAGCTCCAGCAGCCTTAATAATAGAATCTTCGGTTTTTAGATTAAAAGTTTCTGTAGCCTCAAACCCCACACAAGAATTTGAAGCACCAGTATCTAAAATAAATAACCCTTTACGTCCATTTATGGTTGCTTTTATTTCAAAATGATTTGTTTTAGTAAGATGTAATTTTACTAAAACATACCCTTTTTCATTAAGAAACTCCTGTAATGTCTTTTCCATAAGGTTTTTTAACTCTCAACAGTAAAAATAATATAATAAGTAAGATAAACAGGCTAACGAATACATAAATTAATTTATTGTTATGAGTTGGCTTTGTTAATTCACCATAATAAACAAAGGCACTCCAGTAATAAGGTGATTTTTTTATATTATCAATCGTTTCATCTTTTAAATAATCTAATTTTGACAGATGGTTTGATGTATTTGCAGATTTATTATCACTATAGTTTTTATAAAAGGACTGCATGATCTTAGATGTGGATAAATCATTTATTTGCCATAAAGAAAATAATACGTTTTTAGCACCCGCATATTGAAATCCGCGTGCTATACTCATGGCACCTTCTCCTTTGTATCGTCTACCCACACCTGTTTCGCATGCACTTAAAACAACAAGATTGGTGTTTAAATCGAGGCTGTATAACTCGTTTAGAAACATTGTATTTTTATAAAACTCAATATTTGCCGAGGTTGAAGAATCACCACTACTGGCATGCGTAGATAAATGTATGATACTGTAGTCTGAACTGTTTTTAATGAAAGCTTTTTTTGTTGCTTGATCCCTTAAAAAAAGAGTGGCATGCATTTCTTCTTTTATAGCGTTGGCCTCATCTATAGAGTAGGTTAAACTATTTTTTGTTTTCTCAAACACTGGGAAAATACCAAGAAGGTCATTTTTACTATTTTCTTCAGCTTTTTTTAGATAAAATGCAGCACTTGTATTGTAAACAATATTTTGATGTTGTACAATAAAAGGCATTTTTGAAAAGTTTGTTGTATTTGTTTTGGAGGTAAGCAAAGCTTCAAATGGTACAAAATTCAATAATCCATCAGGGATCATAATAACGTTTTTGAAGGGGCTCGTTTTTGTAAGATTCAAGATATTATAAAGGGTGAAGGCAGAGGTTGTAAATTTGCTTATATTATTATTTATTATAGAAGCCGAATCAAATAAATGAATAAAATCGCTGATGTGTTTTTGGGTGCCTTCATCCAAATTAATTTTACTAAGATTGATACCATCCATAGAAATTATAAATTGATAGATGGCTTTTTTACCATAAAAATATTCAACTAAAACGGCTTCATCTTTTAATAGTTTATTTTGGAGATCACCGATTAAAAAATCAGTGTCACCTAACTCGGAGTATTTTTTATTTATAGCTTTTTTAAGCATTTTTAATTTAATACTTATCGTATTTAAATTAGAACTTAAAGAAGTGATTACGGATGCTTGTGATTTGCCTAATTGTTCATTTATAAGACGATGCGTTGTTTCTTCTTGTTCTTTAAGTAAAGCAGCTTCTTGAAGTAATAAACTATCATTAGAGTGTTTCTGTAAAAGCGCTTTTTTAATAGATTTTTCTTTTAATATTCCCGATTTATTTAATTCTGCATATTGAAAAGCGGAGAATAAAAGCGTGTCGTTTTTTGTGTTTTGGTAGGTGTTAAAGATGATTTCTATACATTTTTCACTACGAATTCTATTTGCTGCCTGATTTGATATTTTGTTTTCTTGCGAGGTCCAGTTGTTTTCTAATAATTTTGATACATAAAAGCTTAGGTCGTAATAATTAAGTACTGCTTTATGGTCTTCTTGAAGTGTAGCGTACAAATCAAAAAGATCTATAA from Flavivirga abyssicola includes the following:
- a CDS encoding retropepsin-like aspartic protease family protein, which translates into the protein MEKTLQEFLNEKGYVLVKLHLTKTNHFEIKATINGRKGLFILDTGASNSCVGFEATETFNLKTEDSIIKAAGAGAIDMDTKMSKKNKLKIGKWKHNKVVLVLFNLTHVNTALINHNSKPVDGIIGADILKKAKAIIDYEKKYLYLKI
- a CDS encoding CHAT domain-containing protein translates to MKKLSFIFFLIYGITFSQNLEEDIYVAAETFISNTNNTSLNLLSEQESTFKKQVKSKEEQLALVFLQCHKGYYLDQNAQLKDAIITLEDALNRFNTNELSKISDFNIIESCLIPLGNLYTKTDDYTNAENIIKQYIFLAEKSNQIKHQVSGIINLAILYKTTGRYKKVLELTSGYLNKQNLNNRQKQKIIQLSIDSQITLNMINDVSDIPKTIHISAYDQFRNNYAIQLQNGNYIEALKAFNKAKTHLSKDSLTRRKLAKLYFEEAQLNKLLNNLNDSKNNLDLALQILLPNTKSIEFLDKNDLYAENTFIDLFDLYATLQEDHKAVLNYYDLSFYVSKLLENNWTSQENKISNQAANRIRSEKCIEIIFNTYQNTKNDTLLFSAFQYAELNKSGILKEKSIKKALLQKHSNDSLLLQEAALLKEQEETTHRLINEQLGKSQASVITSLSSNLNTISIKLKMLKKAINKKYSELGDTDFLIGDLQNKLLKDEAVLVEYFYGKKAIYQFIISMDGINLSKINLDEGTQKHISDFIHLFDSASIINNNISKFTTSAFTLYNILNLTKTSPFKNVIMIPDGLLNFVPFEALLTSKTNTTNFSKMPFIVQHQNIVYNTSAAFYLKKAEENSKNDLLGIFPVFEKTKNSLTYSIDEANAIKEEMHATLFLRDQATKKAFIKNSSDYSIIHLSTHASSGDSSTSANIEFYKNTMFLNELYSLDLNTNLVVLSACETGVGRRYKGEGAMSIARGFQYAGAKNVLFSLWQINDLSTSKIMQSFYKNYSDNKSANTSNHLSKLDYLKDETIDNIKKSPYYWSAFVYYGELTKPTHNNKLIYVFVSLFILLIILFLLLRVKKPYGKDITGVS
- a CDS encoding response regulator, translating into MNTSIVIADDHPLMLRGLTDFLTSKGFNIIGSAQDGNTAYNLIVKLKPELAILDIRMPHKTGLEIAEACLKNDLNTKVILITFDKEEELYDKAKEFNVFGYILKEFAIEEIETCIKHVINGTPYFSEEIASYLNASSLEQKPDVLNLLTKSELKIVKLISENKTSHDIAEDLSISVRTVDKHRSNIVGKLGLDNKPTSLSLWANLNKAHF